GAAGCCGGTGGCGTACTCGACGATGTCCTTGACCGGATCGCGGATGTCCTCGAACGCGAGCATACTGTCCGGAAGAGGCTGCAAGCTGCGCTAGTCTACCCCTGCGTGGTGGCCGGCGCGGCAATGCTCCTCATTTTTTTTCTCATGGTGCATGTCGTACCGATGTTCGCATCGCTCTTTGAACGGTTTTCCGTTCCGTTGCCGTGGCCGACCCGAGTGCTGCTCGATCTTGGTGGGGTGCTTCGGTCGGCTAATGCGATGACGATCATCCCCCTCGCCATTGGCTGCATCGCGACTCTTGTCAAGTTCTTCAAGCCGGCCCGCGATGAGTCACTCGATCGCGTCAAGCTCAGAGCACCGCTTATTGGCGTCGTATTCCGTCACGCGGTGGTCGCGCGCATCGCACGAATGTTGGGAGCGCTCTTACGATCCGGCGTCGGTGTATTGACGGCAATTGACGTCGTCGGTCCGGTCTCCGGGAGCAGCACGTATCAGAGGGCGCTATCTCAGGTGAGCGATTCGCTTCGACGCGGTGAGGGAATGCATCGCGCTTTACAGGAGACGGCGCTCTTCGATCCCCTCACGCTCGCACTTGTCGGCGTCGGTGAGGAAAGCGGTTCCCTGGACTCGATGCTCCTAGCGGCAGCAAATTATCTCGATGTTGAGGTCGAGGCAGCGATTACGGCGCTCGTTTCGGTTCTCGAGCCGGCGCTCATCGGTGCCGTTGGCGTCGTCGTGGCTTTTATCGTGTTTTCAATTTTTCTTCCGCTATACGGATTGATTGGATCGATAACATGACACCGGAAATACGACAGCATCTCGTGGAACGTTACATTGCCGATCCCTCGATTATCAATCGAAACGCGCTCGTCGCTGCACATCACTACCTCTGTCGCAGGGGTGGGCGGAAATTCTTCCGTGGGACGATCGACCGGGCGGATCTCGAGCAGGTTGGCGCTGTTGGGCTCATCAAGGCCGCGCAGCGCTACAGTGGTGCATACCAGACGCCTTTCGAGGCGTATGCGTGGCTGATGATCGTGGGTGAGCTCATGCATTTCGTCAGGGATCACGAACGTTTGGTTAGGACGCCGCGTCAGCTCCGAGCGCTCGAGAGGCGATACGCACAAGCGTACGAGGATCTCTCAGCGCGCTCGGAGCGGGAGCCGACAACGTCGGCGCTGGCGGCCGAAATCGGAGTCTCCGCGCTTGTCGTCGACCAATTGCGAGCCTTACGCGGGTCGGGTAGCCATTCTGAAGCGCAGGACGACGACTCTCGCGGCGTGCGCGACGATGCAATTTTGACTCACGCCGAGGCTCAGTCGGAAACATACAGTCTCGAGGATCGGCTGAGCCTGTCGAGCGCTCTTCGAACGTTACCGCGACGTGAGCTGCGTATCGTTCAAGAGATATTCTTTCTCGACAGAACGCAATCCGAGGTCGGGCGGGCGCTCGGTATTTCGCAGCGTCAAGTGTCGCGCTTGCTGACACGCACGCTGCAACGCCTCGCGCGAATGCTTGATGCGGCTTAGCGGCTCATGCTCGGGCACTGGACGAAATATGGAGAACGAGCGCGGATTTACGTTGATCGAGCTGATGATCGTCGTTTCGATCATTGCGATCTTGGCGGGGATACTAATCCCAAACTTTGTCAATGCTCGCGCGCAAGCGATGACGGCGGCGTGCGAATCGAATCTGCGATCGATCGCGACGGCGGCCGAGCTGTATTATGCGGATCAACAAGTCTACCCGAGTTCGGGTGACGTGTCAGCAACGTTATTCACCGCAAACGGCACGGGTTACCTGAACACCGTTCCGACAGATCCGGCCGCCGCAACCATTGGCGCAGCCTACACGTTCGCGAACACGACCTCCGCGGGAGTCGCCGGATACACGATCGCGTGTCCCGGCGTTCACGCGAATTCGACCCTCGCGAAGTTGACGGGCTATACGAGCTCGTCCAGCGCTATTCAATACATCGCTGGAACCGGCCTTAGTGCCAAGTGAACGATCAACTGGCTCTGTTTTCAGCTTTCATAGCGGGACTGGCGTCCAGCCTGGGCCCATGCATCGCACCACGCTATCTTATGCTGGCTGCGTATGTGACAGGACGCCGGGACCACAGCCGATCCTGCATCTTTTTGAGCGGATGTCTGTGCGGCTATTTGATGTACTCGTTCGCGGCAGCGCTGATCGCGCTCTTGCGCGTAGGAACGCACGTTGTTTACGGCTTCTTGGCGCTGGGGCTTATTATTTCAGGCGCTCGCGCATTAATGGTGATACCGGGCCACACATGCGAAACGAAACGAATGCCATCGCTTTCACGGGGCGCAGTCTTCTTAACAGGACTGACTTCGTCGGTAATGCTTTCGCCTTGCTGCACGCCGATCGCAATCGGTCTCGGTCTTCAGGGCGTGCAGCATGGAGGCGCCGTCGCGGCGGCATTATTGTTGGCATTTGGCCTAGGTCATACGCTCCCGCTGAGTATCTTTGCCGTACTGGCGTCACTGAAAGTGCTACGAAGATTTTCGATGCCGCATGACGCCTGCGCTACTGTTAGCGGGTCGTTGCTCATGATGGTTGGCGGATTGTACGCGATTCTCGCATGAGGATTTCACCTTGGCGCCGGTGTCAACTTGCGATGGTTAGCATGGTGTTGGCGTTTATGTTGCTTCGACCGCTCATTGCTGAGGCGCTGTGCGTACGCGGCGACGAGTTTCTTCGGTCCGGTGCGCCCACGACCGCCGAACATTATTACCGTTTGGCACTCGCTAGCGATCCCAATTGCGAAACCGCGGCCGAGCGATTCACATTCGCATCACTCGAGATCCATGCGCGACCTGCTCTAGCGGCCGGCATAAAGGTTGCGGATGCATATTTGATGCGACATAGTGACGAAGCAATTCAGATTGATCGCGCGCTCGCATTGTGGAGCGTGAACGATTTTGCTCGTGCGGCGAAAGAACTCCGAGTTCTCGGAACGATGACGCATGACCGGCGCTTCACACGGCTTGCTCAAATTGCAACGCTTCGAGCGATAAAGGTTCGGCGATGATCGGGAGCTTGGCGTTCATCACTCTGTGGACGATAGGTCTCGGGATGCTCGCTGAACGAGCAGCTCGACGACGCGGTGTTTTTCTGCGTGCGGCGTCGACGTGCTGGCTAGCGATGGTTTTGTTGGCGGTATTAGCGGTTGCAGCGTCATGGGTTAAGGTAACGCTAGCCGTCGCGCTGGTGGCGATCGCGTTCGCAGCGGTCACCGACGCACAATCGGGATTTATCTTCGATCCTCTGGTCATAGCCGGAACTATAGGTTCCGTCGTCGCTGCCGCGCTCGCGGGAGAGGGCGTCTCGTCTCTCTACGGGGCGGCTGCGGCGGCGGGAGCTGTTTTTTGCATATGGGCGCTAACGCAGGGACGGGGCATTGGATTCGGCGATGTGAAGGTCGCGGCGGTTATCGGCGCCGGCTTCGGGCCGCTCGACGGACTCAGCGCTGTGGGGCTTTCATTCATCATCGGATCGGCTATAGCGACTGCGCGAATGTTTGTAGGAAAGGCCCGTTTTGGCACGTCGGTTCGGTTCGGTCCCTACCTCTTGGCGGGTAGCGTGTGCCTTTTGGCGTATCACCGGCTGAATGACGGGGTTCTCCGATGACCCCGGGAACACTAATCGCAGATGATCGACACGACCATTCTTCGCAATATTCCACTGTTCAGAGAGTTCGAGGAGGCGCAGCTACAGCAAGTTGCGCAGACTGCGACGCTTCGAGCGTACCACAAGCACGAGTTCATCGTGCGCGAAGGCGACCCGGGCGGGACGTTTTATATCATCCTGGACGGTTCAGTCGCAGTAACGCGTGTTGCGTCGGACGGTCGGGAAACGATTCTCTCGATTTTGAAGTCGAACGACTTCTTCGGCGAGATGAGTCTCTTCGATTCTTCGCTGCGCTCCGCATCTATCAAGACGCTCAGCGACGTCAAGGTCGGAGTGATCGACGAGAAAGCGTTTCTCGACGTTCTGGAGCGATCGCCGAAGATAGCCCGTTACCTGGTGACGGCGCTCTCGCAACGTCTTCGCGCTGCGAACCAGCTTATCGCAGCGACGACATCACAAGATATCCGTGCGCGATTGGCCTCGCTGCTGCTGAACCTCAGCCAGAGCTTCGGCGAGAAAGCCGACAATGGCGTCAAGATCACGTTACGCCTAACCAACCAGGAGATGGCGAACATGATTGGGACGACGCGCGAAACCGTCAATCGGACTCTGAACCGGTTTTGGGACGAGAAGCTCATCGATATGCGTACATCGCATGTAATCGTCGTCGAAGCCGACAAACTCCGCAGTCTGATACCTTAAGACTCACACCCTCGCGCCTCATTCCCCGCTACGCGGCATGAAAGAGCGCATGCTACCGCTCGGTGTTGATCTTGGAGCGTCACGCGTTCGCGTGGCGGCGCTTGCAACCGGCGTGAATGGTCATATTCGCCTGCTCGCTGTGGGTGCCGCCGACGTCGATGGTGATCTGCGCGAAGCACTGCGCCTTGCACTCGGGCAAATCTCGACGCCCGAACGGCGCTGCATCGCATCAATTCGTTCGTGCGATGCTCGACTGCGCTCGATTCGATTTCCCAACATGCGCGATGCCGAACTGCGACGCGCTGTGCGGTTCGAGGGCGTCTCGATGTTCGGTGAACACGTAGAGGAGCAAACGATCGCCGTCCGGTCGGCCACAATCGGCACCGAAACGTTAGTTACAGCGGCTCCTGCGATGAAAGTACGCGAGATAATCAATGTGCTGACTTCTTGCGGCCTGCGAGTCCTCGTCGTTGATCATGAAGCGTGCATCCAAGCGCGGGCACGACAATTGCCACTACTCGATATCGGCTTCGAACGCAGCACGTTGCTCGCGCTCGTGAATGGTGTGCCATTCCTCCGGTCGTTCCCATTCGGGGGAACATTCTTCACGGACGCGCTGGCGCGTGAATTTGGAACGAGCCGTCAAATTGCGGAGATTCGCAAGCGAACAATAGGTCTCGGAGGCGCCGGTAATGATGCGCTCGATGCGTATATGAACGCGCTCCGAACTGAACTCGATGGTCTCGACCGAGGAGCATTTGAAACGTTGTTCGTCTGCGGCAACGGTGCGCGGCTTGAGAGCCTGCGTGAGAAGATCACGGAGTGCTTAGGGGTGCGCGCAGAGCCTGTAGATTTGCCGGCGCTGGTCGGATCCGATCTCCCACCTGAAGTAGAGCACCTGGGTGCTTTCGATTGGTTCGGCGCCGTGGCGACGGCGTTGCCGTCGACGATAGCGAACGCGGCATGATCGGCGTCGATTTCCGAACGGTCGGGACTGCAGAGCAAGTCTGGCGCGCTTTGCTACGGGTGATTGGACGCGTTCGACTATTTCGCACAGGCTTGCTCGCCGCAAGCATGCTGTTTGCCTTTGTCGGCGTGGAGACGATCCGGCTGGCCGGCGCTCTGCACACCGTACACGAGCTCGAATTGCGACGTGACACTCTCGCAGTCGACGTTCAGAAGATGCAGGCAAGAGTCAAGGAGGTTCGCGATCGGCGAGCAGCACTTCTCAGCATCCTAGCGCGTCGCCGTTCGAACGCCGAGCTCGCAGCCCGGATAGCTGCCACAAGTGATGTGCTCGCTAGTTCGATGGCGTTGATACAGCTGCGGGTAGCCCCCGATGGCTTCGATATCGAAGGCCGCGGAACGAGTCTGACGGACATTCGGGCGTCCCTTGGCCGGCTTGAAACGATCTTCAATAGACCGGCGACGTTTGAACTCCGGCGCGACGAGGTTGTTCCAAGCGCAATCTCGTTTCACTTTGACATCGCTAGCAAATGAGTTTTGTGATTCTGGCGCTTTCCACAATACTTGCCTTCGGTTGTGTCATCGGATTCGAAGCGACTCTTGCAAGCTTTGATGCGCGCGCAACTGCGCTCCATCTGGAGATTGCCGGGCAGCTACAGACCCTTCGGGCTGGATTAAAGATCGAGGAATCAGCGGCAGTCATCGAGTCACGGCTTGCAGCGCTGCGCGTGACCGAATCTCTTCGTTGGCAGATCGCAGCTCTTTTTGGAGATCTGGAAGAGATCGCAGAGCGACGGAAGGTGCAGGTGACGGCATTTCGTCACGAAGGGAGTACCCGATTGGAAGTTTCCGTCGAGGGAAAGTATTCGGGAACTCTCGAGGCCCTGGCCGATCTTTCGTCATCGCGCGTTGCGGCGCAGGCGTCTCTGGCGTCTTTCGAACGCGCGAATGGGCACGTGCGTGCCGCGTTCTCGCTGGATATTCTCGGTGTCGGCAATGCGCGCACTCACGTACCGTAAGCGAAAGCTCATCGCGTCGAGCGGCGCGATGTTCGTATGCGCCGGGTTTGCAATGATTCCGTTGATCGGCGCCTCAACCCCGGCGAACGAAATGTCCTCGCCGCTACCCGCGAGTGCCCGATTGCCTGAGGGCGACTCGCTGACAGGCGCGATTCGCCTTCGTGCGGATCCGTTCTCGCGCGCGTTGCCACTTATGCCGAAAACGAAAATCTCGCGGTCGGCGCCGGCATCAAAGAAGGAGCCTGACATGCGGGTCATTGCGATCGTTTCGGGACTGACGCCGCATGCGCTCCTGTCGTTCGCGAACGGTTCCACCCAAATTGTCGGAATTGGTGATGCGGTCGAAAGAACGCGCATAACCTCGATCGTCTCAGACACCGTAGTTCTTGCCGATGGACGGCGTTTGAAGTTTTCAGAGAGGGCGCAATAGTGCGAAGATTGCACGCCACCCTTGCGGCCTGCGCGATGGCGCTCTCGCCGATAGGCGTCTGGTGTGCCCCTACGATCAACATCGATGTGCGTGACGCCGACATCGTCGACGTTCTCCGTCTTCTCGGCACCCAAGCCGGGGTCAATCTCATACCCGACGCATCGCTTCGACACGACCGCGTGAGTCTGCACCTTCGAGGCGTTACGTTCGAGCAAACTATGAACGCCCTAACGCGCGCCTACGATCTACAAGTCCGCAAGGAGGGTGTCGTTCTGTTGGTCGGCGCTGGTGCGTCGATGAACCGCCGTTTCGGTGACCGCGACGATGGGGCGCTCGGTACTCACACAAAGATATTTCGAATTCAAAACGCCAAGCCCGAGGATCTCGTTAAACCGCTGAGCGATGCGCTCGTAGCGGGTACGGTTGTCCTGGCTGATCGCCGTACGGCGTCAATAGTGGTGACCGGGAATCAATCAACGATCGAGCGGGCTAGCGGTCTCATCGCGGCCTTGGACGCACCGGGGGGCGTGGTTGCAGGTCAGAGAGTCGGCGTCGTCGCGTTGCGATTCGTAAAGGCCTCGGACGCGGTGAAGCTCCTGAAGGGTTTCGTCCCGGACGGTGCGGCCGTAGCCGACGACCGCCAAAACGTGATCCTAGTGAATGGCAC
Above is a genomic segment from Candidatus Baltobacteraceae bacterium containing:
- a CDS encoding A24 family peptidase, with the translated sequence MAFITLWTIGLGMLAERAARRRGVFLRAASTCWLAMVLLAVLAVAASWVKVTLAVALVAIAFAAVTDAQSGFIFDPLVIAGTIGSVVAAALAGEGVSSLYGAAAAAGAVFCIWALTQGRGIGFGDVKVAAVIGAGFGPLDGLSAVGLSFIIGSAIATARMFVGKARFGTSVRFGPYLLAGSVCLLAYHRLNDGVLR
- a CDS encoding Crp/Fnr family transcriptional regulator, which encodes MIDTTILRNIPLFREFEEAQLQQVAQTATLRAYHKHEFIVREGDPGGTFYIILDGSVAVTRVASDGRETILSILKSNDFFGEMSLFDSSLRSASIKTLSDVKVGVIDEKAFLDVLERSPKIARYLVTALSQRLRAANQLIAATTSQDIRARLASLLLNLSQSFGEKADNGVKITLRLTNQEMANMIGTTRETVNRTLNRFWDEKLIDMRTSHVIVVEADKLRSLIP
- the pilM gene encoding pilus assembly protein PilM; the encoded protein is MLPLGVDLGASRVRVAALATGVNGHIRLLAVGAADVDGDLREALRLALGQISTPERRCIASIRSCDARLRSIRFPNMRDAELRRAVRFEGVSMFGEHVEEQTIAVRSATIGTETLVTAAPAMKVREIINVLTSCGLRVLVVDHEACIQARARQLPLLDIGFERSTLLALVNGVPFLRSFPFGGTFFTDALAREFGTSRQIAEIRKRTIGLGGAGNDALDAYMNALRTELDGLDRGAFETLFVCGNGARLESLREKITECLGVRAEPVDLPALVGSDLPPEVEHLGAFDWFGAVATALPSTIANAA
- a CDS encoding type II secretion system F family protein, whose translation is MNVDVFRYTARSREGEVVAGVLRAESLRAATVDLQRRALFVTSLTAGSEKRRVRFPEIAGRRRREVLAVFRALSVLVRAGVPLRRALEVSVAHCGQRRLREALRAVVADVEHGSTLSAAFARRPTDFSRLQTAMIGAGEAGGVLDDVLDRIADVLEREHTVRKRLQAALVYPCVVAGAAMLLIFFLMVHVVPMFASLFERFSVPLPWPTRVLLDLGGVLRSANAMTIIPLAIGCIATLVKFFKPARDESLDRVKLRAPLIGVVFRHAVVARIARMLGALLRSGVGVLTAIDVVGPVSGSSTYQRALSQVSDSLRRGEGMHRALQETALFDPLTLALVGVGEESGSLDSMLLAAANYLDVEVEAAITALVSVLEPALIGAVGVVVAFIVFSIFLPLYGLIGSIT
- a CDS encoding prepilin-type N-terminal cleavage/methylation domain-containing protein, translated to MENERGFTLIELMIVVSIIAILAGILIPNFVNARAQAMTAACESNLRSIATAAELYYADQQVYPSSGDVSATLFTANGTGYLNTVPTDPAAATIGAAYTFANTTSAGVAGYTIACPGVHANSTLAKLTGYTSSSSAIQYIAGTGLSAK
- a CDS encoding sigma-70 family RNA polymerase sigma factor, which codes for MTPEIRQHLVERYIADPSIINRNALVAAHHYLCRRGGRKFFRGTIDRADLEQVGAVGLIKAAQRYSGAYQTPFEAYAWLMIVGELMHFVRDHERLVRTPRQLRALERRYAQAYEDLSARSEREPTTSALAAEIGVSALVVDQLRALRGSGSHSEAQDDDSRGVRDDAILTHAEAQSETYSLEDRLSLSSALRTLPRRELRIVQEIFFLDRTQSEVGRALGISQRQVSRLLTRTLQRLARMLDAA